One genomic segment of Natronospira proteinivora includes these proteins:
- the nfi gene encoding deoxyribonuclease V (cleaves DNA at apurinic or apyrimidinic sites), whose protein sequence is MDADSAKRRSVAHAWNLTPEEARGLQKTLAERLILNDQLGPVQTVAGVDIGFPRGRGITRAAVVVLRLDDLSVVEQAVAEEPTRFPYVPGLLSFREVPAALRALQRLSRPPDLLLCDGQGTAHPRRFGVACHLGLLSDIPAIGVAKSRLLGEHAPLAREKGAWQPLRDKGETIGAVLRSRAGVRPLYVSPGHRVSLETALHYTSACLGRYRLPETTRVADRLAGDRSA, encoded by the coding sequence ATGGATGCTGACAGTGCCAAACGCAGGAGTGTGGCGCATGCCTGGAACCTGACGCCGGAAGAGGCCAGGGGATTGCAGAAGACCCTGGCTGAAAGGCTGATCCTCAACGACCAACTGGGGCCGGTCCAGACCGTGGCCGGTGTAGACATCGGTTTCCCGCGGGGACGTGGCATCACCCGCGCGGCGGTGGTGGTGCTTCGCCTGGATGACTTGAGCGTGGTGGAGCAAGCGGTGGCGGAAGAGCCAACCCGCTTTCCCTATGTGCCGGGCTTGCTGTCCTTTAGGGAAGTGCCCGCCGCATTGCGGGCCTTGCAGCGGCTCTCCCGGCCGCCGGACTTGTTGCTGTGCGATGGCCAGGGGACGGCCCATCCGCGTCGCTTCGGGGTGGCCTGTCATCTGGGACTGCTCAGCGACATCCCGGCCATCGGGGTGGCCAAGAGCCGCTTGCTGGGCGAGCATGCCCCGCTGGCCAGGGAAAAAGGGGCCTGGCAGCCTTTGCGGGACAAGGGAGAAACCATCGGTGCGGTGTTGCGTAGTCGAGCGGGTGTCAGGCCCTTGTATGTATCGCCGGGGCATCGCGTCAGTCTTGAAACAGCCCTGCATTACACCAGTGCCTGCTTGGGCCGCTATCGCCTGCCGGAAACCACCCGGGTGGCGGATCGTCTGGCGGGGGACCGATCAGCGTGA
- a CDS encoding diguanylate cyclase: protein MHADLSITRIGMVLLLALPGAGAAADIGSSEAVSLLDRPMWVLEVSQQAYLMEREPLTFCVDPDWLPFEAIDEAGRYVGMGADFLALMEQRGALELELLITDSWSETLQRARDGDCDFLPLAMATPGREQYLTFSEPYLETPSVLATRSDGPYVRDIAAVTHQPLGIMKDFSFVEIYRQRYPDINLVEVDSYEQGIEGVIEGRLFGLLGNMASIRYAIRESGNGQVKINGRLEGDSRLSVAVRQDKPELLAIFQTLVASISAAERQVIINHWYGQTSGVAAADTQRLSMMWALLVLVSLSIVLLLYWGYRLRLLNRGLEATNQRLTHLNRTDALTGLFNRLHFDDCLAQAMTRAKRNNTRLSVAMIDLDHFKRLNDQYGHAFGDHCLKALSRIMKHMLQRGTEVVARYGGEEFVVLSEGSDAEAFVAQLAHFRREVAASRMCFGGNEAGLSVSIGVYTAIPRLNESAMRFLLKADVALYEAKAEGRNRLVDHSPR, encoded by the coding sequence ATGCATGCCGATTTGTCGATCACTCGTATCGGGATGGTGCTTCTCCTGGCCCTGCCCGGGGCCGGGGCGGCAGCCGACATAGGAAGTAGCGAGGCCGTGTCCCTGCTGGATCGGCCCATGTGGGTGCTGGAAGTATCCCAGCAGGCCTATCTAATGGAGCGGGAGCCGCTGACTTTTTGCGTGGATCCCGATTGGCTTCCCTTCGAAGCGATTGATGAGGCAGGGCGGTATGTGGGTATGGGGGCGGATTTTCTGGCCTTGATGGAGCAGCGGGGCGCATTGGAGCTGGAGTTGCTTATCACGGATAGCTGGTCGGAAACCTTGCAGAGAGCCCGGGACGGTGACTGCGATTTTCTTCCCCTTGCCATGGCTACGCCGGGGCGGGAGCAGTATCTGACGTTTAGCGAACCCTATCTGGAAACCCCTTCCGTTCTCGCAACCCGATCCGACGGCCCCTATGTCCGTGACATTGCGGCGGTGACCCATCAACCGCTGGGGATCATGAAGGATTTCAGTTTTGTGGAAATCTATCGTCAGCGCTATCCGGATATCAATCTAGTGGAAGTGGACAGTTATGAGCAGGGTATTGAGGGGGTGATCGAGGGTCGGCTTTTCGGCTTGTTGGGTAATATGGCCAGTATCCGTTATGCCATACGGGAGTCGGGGAACGGGCAGGTGAAAATCAATGGCCGACTGGAGGGGGATTCCCGGCTCTCAGTGGCGGTTCGTCAAGACAAACCCGAGTTGTTGGCGATATTTCAGACGCTGGTCGCTTCCATTTCAGCAGCCGAGCGTCAGGTAATCATCAACCACTGGTATGGTCAAACATCCGGGGTGGCGGCCGCGGATACCCAGCGCTTGTCGATGATGTGGGCCCTGCTGGTGTTGGTGTCTTTGAGTATTGTGCTATTGCTGTATTGGGGGTATCGACTTCGACTTCTCAACAGGGGCCTGGAAGCGACCAATCAGCGTCTGACCCATCTCAATCGTACCGATGCCCTCACGGGGCTGTTCAATCGCCTGCATTTTGATGACTGCCTGGCCCAGGCCATGACGCGGGCCAAACGAAATAATACGCGGTTGTCGGTGGCCATGATCGATCTGGATCATTTCAAGCGCCTGAACGATCAGTATGGTCATGCATTTGGTGATCATTGCCTGAAAGCGCTATCCAGGATCATGAAGCATATGCTGCAGCGGGGCACTGAGGTCGTGGCCCGCTATGGCGGGGAAGAGTTTGTGGTTTTGTCCGAAGGCAGCGATGCCGAGGCTTTTGTGGCACAGCTGGCCCATTTCCGCCGGGAAGTGGCAGCGAGCCGCATGTGTTTTGGCGGGAATGAGGCCGGGCTCAGTGTCAGTATCGGTGTTTACACGGCCATTCCCCGTCTCAACGAATCGGCCATGCGTTTCCTGCTCAAGGCGGATGTGGCCCTTTATGAGGCCAAGGCCGAGGGGCGTAACCGCCTGGTGGACCATTCCCCGCGTTGA
- the wrbA gene encoding NAD(P)H:quinone oxidoreductase — MTKVLVLYYSTWGHVETMANAVAEGARGVDGTDVTVKRVPETMPQETVEQIGAKVDQAAPVASPDELADYDAIIFGTPTRFGNMAGQMRNFLDQTGGLWAQGKLIGKIGSVFASTGSQHGGQETTLTSFHLTLMHHGMAILGVPYSCKALTNMDEITGGTPYGATTLADGDGSRQPSENELTIARFQGQHVAEFAKRQFGG; from the coding sequence ATGACCAAGGTATTAGTTCTTTATTACAGCACCTGGGGACACGTAGAGACCATGGCAAACGCTGTTGCCGAGGGCGCCCGCGGCGTGGACGGCACCGATGTGACGGTGAAGCGGGTGCCCGAAACCATGCCCCAGGAAACCGTGGAGCAGATTGGTGCGAAGGTGGACCAAGCAGCCCCGGTGGCTTCCCCGGATGAATTGGCGGATTACGATGCCATCATCTTTGGCACGCCCACCCGTTTCGGCAATATGGCCGGCCAGATGCGCAACTTCCTGGATCAGACCGGCGGCCTCTGGGCCCAGGGGAAACTGATTGGCAAGATCGGTAGCGTGTTCGCCTCCACTGGCTCCCAACACGGTGGTCAGGAAACGACCCTGACCTCCTTTCACCTCACTTTGATGCATCACGGCATGGCCATATTGGGTGTGCCTTACAGCTGCAAGGCCCTGACCAATATGGACGAGATCACCGGCGGCACCCCCTATGGCGCCACCACCCTGGCGGATGGCGATGGCAGCCGCCAGCCCAGCGAAAACGAGCTGACCATTGCTCGCTTTCAGGGTCAGCACGTGGCCGAATTTGCCAAGCGCCAGTTTGGCGGATGA
- the pyp gene encoding photoactive yellow protein: MEQIKFGTDDIENTLAKMDDKGLDQLAFGAVQLDAKGNILHYNSAEGEITGRDPAAMKGKNFFREVAPCTDRPEFRGKFQEGVANGNLNALFEYTFDYQMQPTKVKVHMKKAISGDSYWVFVKRI, from the coding sequence ATGGAGCAGATCAAGTTCGGCACTGATGACATCGAGAACACCCTGGCCAAAATGGATGACAAGGGCCTGGATCAACTGGCCTTCGGCGCGGTTCAGCTGGATGCCAAGGGCAATATTCTTCATTACAACTCGGCAGAGGGTGAGATTACCGGTCGTGATCCGGCTGCCATGAAGGGCAAGAACTTCTTCCGGGAAGTGGCCCCTTGTACAGACCGCCCGGAATTTCGTGGCAAGTTTCAGGAAGGCGTGGCCAATGGCAATCTCAATGCCCTGTTCGAATACACCTTTGATTATCAAATGCAGCCCACCAAGGTGAAGGTGCACATGAAAAAGGCCATCTCCGGCGACAGCTACTGGGTCTTCGTCAAGCGAATCTAA
- a CDS encoding alpha/beta fold hydrolase: protein MATVQSSSTLQGGQWLLLAVLFLLQGCAQAMIQSPGPALDPGWEAGEGETLPRLEGHRLLAEDGYELPLSRWLPDSSPESVVLALHGFNDFRASHETVAHVLTRGGTAVYAYDQRGFGTTEQRGIWPGRDRLVDDARTALALLRDRYPEQPLYLLGESMGAAVAILALTGEQAPEVDGTILMAPAVWARETQPWYQRLGLWLGVRLTPGMKLDSEWVAVEPTDDPTWADYWDEHPLVIHRSRMDALDGISHLMSDALAASAELPGPTLLLYGGNDEVVPPEAICNMLKTLPDPQNHHWRFAYYPEGWHFLSRDRRARETLMDMLEWQHSPTTALPSGRELTKSAGLALLCED, encoded by the coding sequence GTGGCGACAGTCCAATCATCCTCCACCCTGCAAGGCGGGCAATGGCTGCTGCTGGCCGTCCTGTTTCTGCTTCAGGGCTGCGCCCAGGCCATGATCCAGAGCCCGGGGCCGGCCCTGGACCCGGGCTGGGAGGCTGGTGAAGGGGAAACCCTTCCCCGCTTGGAAGGTCACCGCCTGCTGGCCGAGGACGGCTATGAACTGCCGCTGAGTCGCTGGCTCCCAGACAGCTCACCGGAAAGCGTTGTGCTTGCCCTGCATGGCTTCAATGATTTTCGCGCTTCCCATGAAACCGTGGCCCATGTCCTGACCCGTGGAGGGACGGCGGTATATGCCTATGATCAACGAGGCTTTGGTACCACCGAACAACGGGGTATCTGGCCCGGCCGGGACCGCCTGGTGGATGATGCCAGGACCGCCCTGGCGTTACTCCGGGACCGCTACCCCGAACAACCCCTCTATCTACTGGGCGAGAGCATGGGTGCGGCGGTGGCGATTCTTGCCCTCACCGGCGAACAGGCACCCGAGGTGGACGGCACGATTCTCATGGCACCAGCGGTCTGGGCCCGTGAAACCCAGCCCTGGTATCAGCGTCTTGGCCTGTGGCTGGGGGTCCGCCTGACCCCGGGCATGAAGCTGGACAGTGAATGGGTGGCGGTGGAACCCACAGACGATCCCACCTGGGCCGATTACTGGGATGAACATCCCCTGGTGATTCACCGCAGTCGAATGGATGCCCTGGACGGCATCTCCCACCTCATGAGCGATGCCCTGGCCGCCAGTGCCGAACTGCCGGGCCCGACCTTGCTGCTTTACGGGGGCAATGATGAAGTGGTCCCGCCCGAGGCCATCTGCAATATGCTCAAGACCCTGCCCGACCCCCAGAACCACCACTGGCGCTTTGCCTACTACCCCGAGGGATGGCACTTTCTCAGCCGTGACCGGCGGGCAAGGGAAACCCTCATGGATATGCTGGAATGGCAACACTCACCGACTACGGCATTGCCTTCCGGCCGGGAACTGACCAAGTCAGCCGGCCTTGCCCTCTTATGCGAGGACTGA
- a CDS encoding diguanylate cyclase: MTASDPEARLFEQMFHHSQAIKLLVDPDTGHIRDANAAACRFYGLDQATLSQRRISDLNTLPEARIRQEMSAARESQRNHFRFQHRLSDESLRDVEVYSSPLSLKGKTYLLSIIHDVTARNDNEHELAVLRDVVENLPVGIYRSTMDQQGQFLSVNQEMVRIAEADSVETLLATPVRDLYADKATREHFIEGLQQAEDWYSQTVKLCSMKGKVGHYRVSVRKQQDDNGTVFIDGILEDITHLRAAEQSQQQLFEIIEATPAIIGISRPEGELIYLNTAGREILGLGPHDALDSFKPRKVHSKDSFETLTKKALPTALEKGQWSGEMCFRTPGGEEIPVQTTLIAHYGDDGELDRISAVSVDVSAQKQRQMALERLAYKDSLTAVFNRRGFMRALRNAVADARRQGTPLSIIMADLDHFKPINDTHGHPVGDEILQKLMPFLQGGRRQLDQVGRLGGEEFGIILPGAGLEDAVAIAERIRATLAHQPIETQAGTIPITLSLGVSELDGDKRSGPILIREADKALYEAKHAGRNQVRSR; this comes from the coding sequence GTGACTGCCAGCGATCCGGAAGCAAGGCTGTTTGAACAGATGTTCCACCACAGCCAAGCCATCAAATTGCTTGTGGATCCTGACACCGGCCATATTCGAGATGCCAATGCGGCAGCCTGCCGTTTTTACGGTCTCGACCAAGCGACGCTGAGCCAGCGCCGTATTTCAGATCTCAACACCCTGCCGGAAGCGCGGATACGGCAGGAAATGTCCGCTGCTCGCGAATCACAAAGAAACCACTTCCGTTTCCAGCATCGACTGTCGGATGAAAGTCTACGGGATGTGGAAGTCTATAGCTCTCCCCTCAGCCTGAAGGGCAAGACCTATCTGCTGTCCATCATCCATGATGTCACCGCCCGCAATGACAATGAACATGAACTGGCGGTCCTCAGGGACGTGGTGGAAAACCTGCCGGTGGGCATCTATCGAAGCACCATGGACCAACAAGGGCAATTCCTGTCCGTGAACCAGGAAATGGTCCGGATCGCAGAAGCTGACAGTGTGGAAACCCTGCTGGCGACCCCGGTGCGGGATCTGTATGCGGACAAGGCTACCCGCGAACATTTCATCGAGGGATTGCAACAGGCCGAGGACTGGTACAGCCAGACGGTCAAGCTGTGCAGTATGAAGGGAAAAGTCGGCCATTATCGGGTCTCGGTACGCAAGCAGCAGGATGACAACGGGACCGTATTCATTGATGGCATCCTGGAAGACATCACCCATCTACGGGCGGCTGAACAGTCTCAGCAACAATTGTTCGAAATCATTGAAGCCACCCCGGCCATTATCGGTATCAGCCGGCCGGAGGGGGAGCTGATCTATCTCAATACGGCGGGGCGGGAGATTCTGGGCCTGGGGCCCCATGATGCCCTGGACAGCTTCAAACCCCGCAAGGTCCACAGCAAGGATTCCTTCGAAACCTTGACCAAAAAGGCGCTGCCCACGGCCCTTGAAAAAGGGCAATGGTCCGGGGAAATGTGCTTTCGCACCCCCGGCGGAGAGGAAATCCCTGTTCAGACCACCCTGATTGCCCACTACGGCGACGATGGCGAGCTGGATCGCATCTCTGCCGTCTCGGTGGATGTCAGCGCCCAGAAACAACGCCAGATGGCCCTGGAGCGTCTGGCTTACAAGGATTCCCTGACCGCTGTGTTCAACCGCCGGGGATTCATGCGCGCCCTGCGTAATGCCGTGGCCGACGCCCGCCGGCAGGGCACGCCGCTGTCCATCATCATGGCCGACCTGGACCATTTCAAACCCATCAACGATACCCATGGGCACCCCGTGGGGGATGAAATCCTGCAAAAGCTCATGCCCTTTCTCCAGGGCGGACGGCGGCAACTGGACCAAGTGGGACGTCTGGGCGGGGAAGAATTCGGCATCATCCTGCCGGGCGCCGGCCTCGAGGATGCCGTGGCCATCGCGGAGCGGATTCGGGCGACCCTGGCCCATCAACCCATTGAAACCCAGGCGGGAACCATCCCCATCACCCTCAGCCTGGGTGTCAGCGAGCTGGATGGCGATAAGCGCAGCGGCCCCATCCTGATTCGCGAAGCGGACAAGGCCCTCTACGAAGCCAAGCATGCCGGTCGCAACCAGGTACGCTCACGCTGA
- a CDS encoding CPBP family intramembrane glutamic endopeptidase, giving the protein MEEEEKTGHPLYGALLFQAAFIPVALILALWLGLTPWADLHFDLATIGLTLAGTALMFLFYMALLPFGFQWARRLETQVAEMMATLFQGKSQHWALLLAILAGVGEELLFRGVIQAGLAEWLGWQAGLILSSLLFGLAHCISRAYFIIACLMGFYMGLIYLWSGNLLLVILIHALYDWLAFQYYLRRLPSTTTPQD; this is encoded by the coding sequence GTGGAGGAAGAAGAAAAGACCGGCCACCCACTCTATGGGGCCCTCCTGTTTCAGGCCGCCTTTATTCCGGTGGCCCTGATCCTCGCCCTCTGGCTGGGACTGACCCCTTGGGCAGACCTCCATTTCGATCTTGCCACCATTGGCCTGACGCTGGCCGGCACTGCCCTGATGTTCCTGTTCTACATGGCCTTGCTACCCTTCGGCTTCCAGTGGGCCCGGCGCCTGGAAACCCAGGTGGCGGAGATGATGGCCACCCTGTTCCAGGGCAAGTCCCAGCATTGGGCCTTGTTGCTGGCGATTCTGGCGGGGGTGGGGGAAGAGCTGCTGTTTCGCGGGGTGATTCAGGCCGGTCTTGCGGAATGGCTGGGCTGGCAGGCTGGCCTGATTCTGTCTTCCCTGCTGTTCGGCCTGGCCCACTGCATCTCCCGGGCCTATTTCATCATTGCCTGTCTGATGGGCTTTTACATGGGCCTGATTTATCTCTGGTCCGGTAACCTGCTACTGGTCATCCTCATCCATGCCTTGTACGACTGGCTCGCCTTCCAGTACTACCTGCGACGCTTACCCAGCACCACCACCCCTCAAGATTGA
- a CDS encoding sodium/proline symporter, which yields MATTATLILYLVVLLGIGVWARKRVGDSADFHLAGRRLGPLVASLSASASSSSVWTLLGMSGAAYLWGIQAIWLVPAVVSGFAINWCLVAPRLRQSSHDNQSLTLVEYLSRDCSPRISRTLRLLGAALILFCFSLYVASQFQGAGIAIATATPVDSTVAILVGAFIVVLYVFMGGFWAASVTDALQGFLMLLVALVLPYVALFAVGGPGELWLGLKALEDPSLTRLVDQPSLLLAMVFVAGLFGIGLGYPGQPHVVNRFMAMRSQDEIRLARNVALIWATLIYIGMVILGWSGRVLMPDLADHESVLLELSVSLLPAVIGGVVTGGVLAAIMSTADSQLLVASGSVSHDMRRGHHSVLIDRLVVLLLGGIAVVLALFVPETIFDRVLFAWQVLGNGFGPLLLVLLFCGAVAGPYRLAAMMAGAGMTIVISLFPDAPGNAAERLIPFFLAFLLAYLGYRARPRS from the coding sequence ATGGCGACCACCGCCACGCTTATTTTGTACCTGGTCGTATTGCTGGGTATTGGTGTCTGGGCCCGGAAGCGGGTGGGGGACAGTGCCGATTTTCACCTGGCCGGTCGGCGATTGGGGCCGCTGGTGGCCTCCTTGAGTGCCTCGGCCAGTTCGTCCTCGGTCTGGACGCTGTTGGGCATGAGCGGGGCGGCCTACCTCTGGGGGATACAGGCCATCTGGCTGGTGCCCGCAGTGGTGTCGGGTTTTGCCATCAACTGGTGTCTGGTGGCCCCGCGGCTGCGTCAGAGCAGCCACGATAATCAGTCCCTGACCCTGGTGGAGTATCTTTCCCGGGATTGTTCACCCCGGATTTCGAGAACCCTGCGGCTGCTGGGCGCGGCCTTGATTCTCTTCTGTTTCAGCCTCTATGTGGCCTCTCAGTTTCAGGGGGCGGGTATTGCCATCGCCACGGCGACACCGGTGGACAGCACCGTCGCCATTCTGGTGGGCGCTTTTATTGTGGTTCTGTACGTGTTCATGGGTGGTTTCTGGGCCGCCAGCGTGACCGATGCCCTGCAAGGCTTTCTGATGCTGCTGGTGGCCCTGGTGCTGCCTTATGTGGCCTTGTTTGCGGTGGGTGGGCCCGGCGAGTTGTGGCTTGGCCTGAAGGCATTGGAAGATCCCAGCCTGACCCGTCTGGTGGATCAGCCGAGCCTGCTCCTGGCCATGGTTTTCGTGGCCGGCCTGTTTGGCATTGGTCTGGGCTATCCGGGCCAGCCCCATGTGGTCAATCGCTTCATGGCCATGCGTTCCCAGGACGAGATCCGACTGGCTCGTAATGTGGCCCTGATCTGGGCAACGCTGATCTATATCGGCATGGTGATTCTCGGCTGGAGTGGCCGGGTCTTGATGCCGGATCTGGCGGATCATGAGTCGGTTTTGCTGGAGCTGAGTGTCTCCCTCTTGCCGGCCGTGATCGGGGGGGTGGTGACCGGGGGCGTGCTGGCCGCCATCATGTCCACGGCCGACAGTCAGCTCCTGGTGGCCAGCGGTTCGGTGAGTCATGACATGCGCCGTGGTCACCATTCGGTGCTTATTGATCGCCTGGTGGTCCTGCTTCTGGGCGGGATCGCGGTGGTTTTGGCCCTGTTTGTCCCGGAAACCATTTTCGACCGGGTCCTGTTTGCCTGGCAGGTGCTGGGCAATGGCTTTGGTCCCCTGCTGCTGGTGCTGCTCTTTTGTGGTGCCGTGGCCGGCCCCTATCGTCTGGCTGCCATGATGGCCGGCGCCGGGATGACCATTGTCATCAGCTTGTTCCCGGATGCTCCCGGCAATGCCGCGGAGCGTCTGATCCCCTTCTTCCTGGCTTTCCTTCTGGCCTATCTCGGCTACCGGGCCCGCCCCAGGTCCTGA
- a CDS encoding peptidoglycan -binding protein translates to MMGSSRRSRNGFDIWPGFVDVLATILLVFVFVLLFFVVAQFYLSDTLYDRDQTLAALEEEISELADTLSMERQERQRLEGRVAELDSALQATLARRDTLEGELVLSQAARARLRETLAERSAELEETEQALEAQRDRVVVLESELEESEQALDEESRRAEEARSEVVALREDIRALREQLSALSQALDISEATMATQRAEIQDLGERLNIALAEKVEELDRYRSEFFGRLREALDDIEEIEIVGDRFRFQSELFFESASADIGPEGRQTLDQLAETFATISERIPDDIDWVLQVEGHTDRRPIRTEEFPSNWELSTARALNIVHYLSEQGLPEARLAAAGFGEHQPVDEDDGPEAWARNRRIELRLTNR, encoded by the coding sequence ATGATGGGCAGTTCCCGACGCAGCCGTAACGGCTTCGATATCTGGCCCGGATTCGTGGATGTGCTGGCCACGATCCTGCTGGTGTTTGTCTTTGTGCTGCTGTTTTTCGTGGTGGCCCAGTTCTATCTCAGCGACACCCTCTACGACCGGGACCAAACCCTGGCCGCGCTGGAAGAGGAAATCTCGGAACTCGCCGACACCCTGTCCATGGAGCGCCAGGAACGCCAACGCCTGGAAGGCCGGGTGGCGGAACTGGACAGCGCCCTGCAAGCCACCCTGGCGCGCCGGGACACCCTGGAGGGGGAGCTGGTCTTGAGCCAGGCGGCCCGGGCCCGCTTGCGGGAAACCCTGGCGGAACGAAGCGCGGAACTGGAGGAAACCGAGCAGGCCCTTGAAGCACAACGGGATAGAGTCGTGGTGCTGGAATCGGAACTGGAAGAAAGCGAACAAGCCCTTGACGAAGAATCACGGCGGGCCGAAGAAGCCCGGAGTGAAGTGGTGGCCCTACGGGAAGATATCCGGGCCTTGCGGGAACAGCTCAGCGCCCTGTCCCAGGCCCTGGATATTTCCGAGGCCACCATGGCCACCCAACGGGCCGAGATCCAGGACCTGGGAGAACGCCTGAACATTGCCCTGGCGGAAAAGGTGGAAGAGCTGGATCGCTATCGCTCGGAGTTCTTCGGCCGGCTGCGGGAAGCCCTGGATGACATCGAGGAAATCGAAATCGTGGGCGACCGCTTTCGCTTCCAGTCGGAGTTGTTCTTTGAATCCGCTTCCGCCGACATCGGCCCCGAGGGCCGGCAAACCCTGGATCAACTGGCGGAGACCTTCGCCACCATCAGCGAACGGATTCCGGATGACATCGACTGGGTATTACAGGTGGAAGGGCATACCGATCGCCGGCCCATTCGCACTGAAGAATTCCCGTCCAACTGGGAGCTGTCCACGGCCAGGGCCCTGAATATCGTCCATTATCTCTCCGAGCAGGGCCTGCCCGAGGCGCGGTTGGCGGCGGCCGGTTTCGGTGAACACCAGCCGGTGGACGAAGACGACGGCCCCGAGGCCTGGGCCCGGAACCGCCGTATCGAATTACGACTCACCAATCGCTGA
- the pcl gene encoding 4-coumarate--CoA ligase, which yields MNAVYPDRAGILDVLRCLTRDTLATLRNESLLDYAPDDWAEDQHLNEAPLYADSLEVLTLAGHVNRLFSMDETGLEDYLLRRRTLGDWADLVEKVVSGDGLSLGSSGLRFLTSGSTGTPREHAHSWFALGREVNELAKRFARRQRILCLAPRHHIYGFIFGVLLPRALGVPVLTEQDAEAAMLRDLRAGDLIIGFPMRWQYVEGSRQAFPEDVEGVTSTGPCEEALIHRLRAKGLSRMHEIYGSTETGGIGIRTRPEAAFTLFPWWQLGRESSMTLFERGVATASQGIPLPDRLTTEGKRHFRPLGRRDGAVQVGGINVSPELVAQRLCHHPAVAKAVVRPGPAGRLKAFLVPVSNGPAGDNLSEAAMRAWMSENLPAHERPAELRFGDELPRNALGKAADWA from the coding sequence ATGAACGCTGTTTACCCTGACCGAGCCGGAATTCTGGATGTCCTGCGCTGTTTGACCCGGGATACCCTGGCTACCCTGCGCAATGAGTCCTTGCTGGACTATGCGCCGGATGACTGGGCTGAAGATCAGCACCTGAATGAAGCGCCGTTATATGCCGATTCCCTGGAGGTCCTCACCCTGGCCGGGCATGTGAACCGCCTGTTCTCGATGGACGAGACCGGTCTGGAGGATTATCTCCTGCGACGTCGTACCCTGGGAGATTGGGCCGATCTGGTGGAGAAGGTAGTCAGCGGTGATGGTTTGAGCCTGGGTAGTAGCGGTTTGCGCTTTCTTACCTCCGGCAGTACCGGCACACCCCGGGAGCATGCTCATTCCTGGTTTGCCCTGGGGCGGGAAGTGAATGAACTGGCCAAACGATTTGCCCGTCGCCAGCGCATCCTCTGCCTGGCTCCCCGGCACCATATTTACGGTTTTATTTTCGGTGTCCTGCTGCCACGGGCACTGGGTGTTCCGGTCCTCACCGAGCAGGATGCGGAAGCCGCCATGCTCAGGGATCTGCGTGCCGGTGACCTGATCATTGGGTTCCCGATGCGCTGGCAGTATGTGGAAGGCTCCCGGCAGGCCTTCCCCGAAGATGTGGAGGGTGTGACCTCTACCGGTCCCTGTGAGGAGGCACTCATCCATCGGCTGCGGGCCAAGGGCCTCAGCCGCATGCATGAGATCTACGGATCCACCGAGACGGGTGGCATCGGCATTCGCACTCGCCCCGAGGCGGCATTTACGCTTTTTCCCTGGTGGCAGTTGGGCAGGGAATCATCCATGACATTATTCGAGCGTGGGGTAGCGACCGCCTCACAAGGCATTCCTTTGCCGGACCGGCTGACCACTGAGGGCAAGCGTCACTTCCGCCCCCTGGGCCGCCGAGATGGTGCCGTCCAGGTGGGCGGGATCAATGTCAGCCCTGAGCTGGTGGCTCAGCGCCTGTGTCATCACCCGGCTGTGGCGAAGGCCGTGGTGCGCCCCGGCCCTGCCGGGCGTCTCAAGGCTTTTCTGGTTCCGGTCTCTAATGGGCCTGCCGGCGATAACTTGAGCGAAGCGGCGATGCGGGCCTGGATGAGTGAAAACCTGCCTGCCCATGAGCGCCCCGCGGAATTGCGCTTCGGCGATGAGCTGCCACGCAATGCCCTGGGCAAGGCCGCTGACTGGGCCTGA